The following are encoded in a window of Microcaecilia unicolor chromosome 7, aMicUni1.1, whole genome shotgun sequence genomic DNA:
- the LOC115475081 gene encoding UDP-glucuronosyltransferase 1-1-like, with amino-acid sequence MAFMLLSFYRAPLGFLLFLFLTSFRFAMGGNLLVIPQDGSHWLSMQAVVEELHQRGHKIVMVIPEVTIHIRPSQHYTVRTYPVPYSKEYLELRVKELRFNIFAEEPFLQKVFTMYKRISNFSRFMFSACKHFLLENEMIQTLNESKFDAIFIDPTFPCEEIVAEYLSLPSVYFLRGIPCAIEYEVSQCPSPPSYVPRIFTSYTDHMTFPQRVKNLLVNHLNPLLCSILYSQYGNLASEFLQRDVTDPTGRQTSRVSMDG; translated from the exons ATGGCATTTATGCTTCTGTCATTTTATAGAGCCCCTCTAggatttcttctttttctcttcttgacATCCTTCAGATTTGCTATGGGTGGAAACCTGCTAGTGATTCCCCAGGATGGTAGTCACTGGCTCAGCATGCAAGCTGTAGTAGAGGAGCTCCATCAAAGAGGGCACAAAATAGTGATGGTCATACCAGAAGTCACCATCCATATAAGACCTTCACAACATTATACAGTAAGAACATATCCAGTGCCTTATTCAAAAGAGTATTTGGAATTAAGGGTCAAAGAACTacgttttaacatttttgctgaagaACCTTTCCTGCAGAAAGTTTTCACAATGTATAAGCGAATATCAAATTTCTCCAGATTCATGTTTTCTGCTTGTAAACACTTTTTGCTTGAGAATGAGATGATCCAGACTCTGAACGAGAGTAAATTTGATGCCATCTTTATTGATCCTACCTTTCCATGTGAAGAGATTGTTGCTGAATATCTGTCCCTCCCATCTGTTTATTTCTTACGTGGTATCCCATGTGCAATTGAGTATGAGGTTTCTCAGTGTCCAAGCCCCCCTTCTTATGTGCCAAGAATATTTACATCTTACACAGACCACATGACATTTCCTCAGAGAGTGAAGAACCTGTTGGTGAACCACTTGAACCCTTTGCTCTGCAGTATTCTTTATTCACAGTATGGAAATTTAGCTTCAGAGTTTCTTCAAAGAGATGTGACA GACCccacaggcaggcagacctccAGAGTGTCAATggatggttga